In Blastopirellula sediminis, the following proteins share a genomic window:
- a CDS encoding sodium:solute symporter, producing the protein MKFSSATVVPFLTPLLLLATATVACAEDPQAASATVAPQFGWLNWAVLIAYLGAMVGIGGYFSRGESSSEDFFLAGGRIPWWAAGLSIYGTQLSAITFMAVPAIAFTPDGNWTKIVGGWTTLLLAPLVIRFYLPLFRRLKVQTAYEYLERRFHVAVRLIASLIFIAFQVGRMGIVLLLPAAAISATTGCNLLAAVILMGVLATTYTVLGGIEAVIWTDVVQVIVLIGGALLCLIVSLLEIGGPVQLFDIAAESNKLTMFHWSTDPGQPSTWVLVVGFFFINLIAYTTDQTVVQRYLTTRDESAAARSIWLNGLMTIPTGVLFLLLGTALWGFYQTHPDATAPAQVDQAVPWFVMHQLPAGIAGLVIAAIFAAAMSSLDSSMNSIASAVVNDFWLRLRGPAKPETEIRVARGLTLLIGVLGTSMALTMAVSQITSLFDYFNLMLGMLGGGLSGLFLLAIFTTRGHWIGALVGLAAGAAATAVVQLDSTLHVYLAGAAGTLTCFLVGYLVSRLVPSPQRDLTGLTIYTLTPLDAQNALEQEHSQPSPTPSFDSSVG; encoded by the coding sequence TTGAAGTTTTCCTCCGCTACCGTCGTTCCCTTTCTGACGCCGCTGCTGTTGTTGGCGACGGCGACCGTCGCTTGCGCCGAAGATCCGCAGGCCGCCTCCGCAACCGTGGCGCCGCAGTTCGGCTGGCTCAACTGGGCGGTGCTGATCGCTTATCTGGGGGCGATGGTCGGGATCGGCGGTTACTTCTCGCGCGGCGAATCGTCAAGCGAAGATTTCTTTCTAGCCGGTGGACGAATTCCCTGGTGGGCGGCGGGACTTTCGATCTACGGCACCCAGCTTTCGGCGATCACCTTCATGGCGGTCCCCGCAATCGCTTTCACTCCGGACGGAAACTGGACGAAGATCGTCGGCGGCTGGACGACGCTCCTGTTGGCGCCGCTGGTCATCCGCTTTTACTTGCCGCTGTTCCGTCGGCTGAAAGTGCAAACCGCGTACGAGTACCTCGAGCGGCGTTTTCACGTCGCCGTACGCCTGATCGCCAGCTTGATTTTCATCGCGTTTCAAGTCGGCCGGATGGGAATTGTCCTGCTGCTGCCGGCCGCGGCGATCTCGGCGACGACCGGCTGTAATCTGCTTGCCGCGGTCATCCTGATGGGCGTCCTGGCGACGACCTACACGGTGCTCGGCGGGATCGAAGCGGTGATCTGGACCGATGTCGTTCAGGTGATCGTTTTGATCGGCGGCGCCCTCCTCTGCCTGATCGTTTCCCTTCTGGAAATTGGCGGGCCAGTGCAGCTTTTTGACATTGCCGCCGAATCCAACAAACTGACGATGTTCCACTGGTCAACCGATCCTGGTCAACCGTCGACCTGGGTACTGGTGGTCGGTTTCTTCTTCATCAACCTGATCGCTTACACCACCGATCAAACGGTCGTGCAGCGTTATCTGACGACCCGCGACGAATCGGCGGCTGCTCGCAGCATCTGGCTCAATGGCCTGATGACGATCCCGACCGGCGTGCTGTTCCTGCTGTTGGGGACGGCGCTTTGGGGCTTCTACCAAACGCATCCCGATGCGACCGCTCCCGCTCAAGTCGATCAGGCGGTCCCTTGGTTCGTCATGCATCAACTTCCAGCAGGCATTGCCGGGCTGGTAATCGCCGCGATCTTCGCCGCCGCGATGAGCTCCCTCGATTCGAGCATGAACTCGATCGCATCCGCGGTGGTGAACGACTTCTGGCTCCGTCTTCGTGGACCTGCCAAACCGGAAACCGAAATCCGCGTCGCCCGCGGGCTCACGCTATTGATCGGCGTCCTCGGCACGTCGATGGCCCTCACCATGGCGGTCTCGCAGATCACGTCGCTGTTCGACTACTTCAACCTGATGCTCGGCATGCTCGGCGGCGGACTTTCGGGCTTGTTCCTGTTGGCGATCTTCACCACTCGCGGCCATTGGATTGGCGCGCTGGTCGGACTTGCCGCTGGCGCCGCCGCGACCGCCGTCGTGCAATTGGATTCGACGCTGCACGTTTATCTGGCTGGCGCGGCCGGTACGCTCACCTGCTTCCTGGTCGGCTACCTTGTCAGTCGACTCGTTCCCTCACCGCAGCGCGACCTAACCGGCTTGACTATTTATACGCTAACTCCCCTCGACGCCCAAAACGCGCTCGAGCAGGAGCATTCGCAACCATCCCCTACCCCTTCCTTCGATTCCTCAGTTGGATGA
- a CDS encoding DUF1559 domain-containing protein: MLNRSQNRPGFTLVELLVVIAIIGVLIALLLPAVQQAREAARRMSCSNNLKQLGLALHNYHDTHLVFPYGRSGAAEGSGLGSPNPQLYRSQTGLTALLPFIEQKALYDTIDFNAGFGDPVNWGKYQPRVEAFLCPSNPQDEGVSYTGSIPGDDDCWGTHYVPVAHSGRNGVVARDLASSVGYRKDGLFYLNSKNGFRDIVDGTTNTLAIAESVGNKPGSHRLWGWGTYSGGMGTSGGINANFPNLSGWAFSGNDAFNGPSSYHPGGCQAVLADGSVRFIAETIQLSTLLDLTTIKGNEVVPEY; this comes from the coding sequence ATGTTGAACAGATCCCAAAATCGCCCGGGCTTTACGCTGGTCGAACTATTGGTCGTCATCGCCATCATCGGCGTCTTGATCGCCCTGTTACTGCCGGCCGTGCAACAGGCCCGCGAAGCGGCTCGGCGCATGTCCTGCTCGAATAATCTGAAGCAGCTTGGTCTGGCGCTGCACAACTATCATGACACGCACCTGGTCTTTCCGTATGGACGCAGCGGCGCCGCCGAAGGATCGGGACTTGGAAGCCCCAACCCCCAACTCTATCGCTCGCAGACCGGCCTGACCGCGCTCTTGCCGTTTATCGAACAAAAGGCGCTCTACGATACGATCGACTTTAACGCTGGGTTCGGCGACCCCGTCAACTGGGGAAAATATCAACCTCGCGTCGAAGCCTTTCTATGCCCAAGCAATCCGCAGGACGAAGGGGTCAGCTACACCGGCAGCATTCCTGGCGACGACGATTGCTGGGGAACGCATTACGTTCCGGTCGCCCATAGCGGACGCAACGGCGTCGTCGCTCGCGACTTGGCCAGTTCGGTCGGCTATCGCAAAGACGGTCTCTTCTACCTGAACTCCAAAAATGGATTCCGCGACATTGTCGACGGCACGACCAATACCCTCGCGATCGCCGAAAGTGTCGGCAACAAGCCGGGCAGTCATCGCTTGTGGGGCTGGGGAACTTACAGCGGCGGCATGGGAACTAGCGGCGGCATCAACGCGAACTTCCCGAATTTGAGCGGCTGGGCCTTTTCAGGCAACGATGCGTTTAATGGCCCCTCCAGCTATCACCCCGGCGGTTGTCAGGCGGTGTTGGCCGACGGCTCGGTTCGCTTCATCGCCGAAACGATTCAGCTGTCAACGCTGCTCGATCTGACCACCATCAAAGGAAATGAAGTCGTCCCCGAATACTAA
- a CDS encoding dihydrodipicolinate synthase family protein produces MPTRLISAICTPVDFNGDLHVAGLAAHIEAQIAAGIDGLLVAGTMGLMQLQTDATYQRLIDESVGIVAGRTELWVGVGDAGYQRTLERIRIAERQPVDGLVILTPYLMKFDEEELLRYYLNLADAANKPLFLYDLPGLTGTALSMELIEQVVAHPNIHGLKCTRTWEWTVELWERFGGKTRVVPAQPERVADLVRLGVPDNLDGLFAIFPNQSRALADAADRGEWEEAASLQADLNSFLEVIRAKHLFGAVTCVMNEMGTEGLMAPEPYYQLSAEEKEAFLSNPTIHRVIANELKLAVAKST; encoded by the coding sequence ATGCCCACACGCCTAATCTCCGCCATCTGTACCCCGGTTGATTTCAACGGCGATCTCCACGTCGCGGGACTCGCCGCCCATATCGAGGCGCAAATCGCCGCCGGCATCGACGGCCTGCTGGTCGCCGGGACGATGGGACTGATGCAACTGCAAACCGATGCGACCTACCAGCGACTGATCGACGAAAGCGTCGGCATCGTCGCCGGTCGCACGGAACTATGGGTTGGCGTCGGCGACGCCGGGTATCAGCGGACGCTGGAGCGAATTCGCATCGCGGAGCGACAGCCGGTCGACGGGCTCGTCATTCTGACTCCCTATTTGATGAAGTTCGACGAAGAGGAACTGCTTCGCTATTACTTGAACCTGGCCGACGCCGCCAACAAGCCGCTGTTCCTGTATGACTTGCCTGGCTTGACCGGCACGGCCCTTTCGATGGAGTTAATCGAGCAGGTCGTCGCGCATCCCAACATTCATGGTTTGAAATGCACGCGGACCTGGGAATGGACCGTCGAATTGTGGGAACGTTTCGGGGGCAAGACGCGCGTCGTGCCGGCGCAACCGGAACGGGTCGCCGATCTGGTTCGCTTGGGGGTACCGGATAACCTCGACGGCTTGTTCGCGATCTTCCCGAATCAAAGTCGCGCGCTCGCTGACGCCGCCGATCGGGGCGAGTGGGAAGAGGCCGCCAGCTTGCAAGCCGATCTTAACAGCTTCCTGGAAGTTATTCGGGCAAAGCACCTCTTTGGCGCGGTCACTTGCGTCATGAACGAGATGGGAACGGAAGGACTGATGGCGCCGGAACCGTACTATCAACTTTCGGCGGAGGAAAAAGAAGCGTTCTTGAGCAATCCGACAATCCATCGCGTGATCGCCAACGAACTAAAGCTTGCCGTCGCCAAATCGACCTAG
- a CDS encoding FixH family protein yields MKSLSLTTFVLLLAVGCGSSDPNMIPISGSVSYQGKPITDGVVRFVPAENSSAPVRVAQVIDGSYELAGRFSLMPGTYQIQIEGFEGEDLPLSEAGQQASQRKQILPAQYNAKSKLEPLTVSQGDRAQQKDFELN; encoded by the coding sequence ATGAAATCTTTGTCACTTACCACGTTCGTTTTGCTGTTGGCCGTTGGTTGCGGATCGTCTGATCCGAACATGATCCCGATCAGCGGTTCCGTTTCATACCAAGGAAAGCCGATCACCGACGGCGTCGTTCGCTTTGTCCCCGCCGAAAACTCGAGTGCGCCGGTTCGCGTCGCTCAGGTGATCGACGGCAGCTACGAACTGGCGGGGCGTTTTTCGCTGATGCCTGGTACGTATCAGATTCAGATTGAAGGGTTTGAAGGCGAAGACTTGCCGCTGAGCGAAGCGGGACAACAAGCCTCGCAACGCAAGCAAATTCTGCCGGCCCAGTACAACGCCAAGTCAAAGCTCGAACCGCTCACGGTCAGTCAGGGAGACCGCGCGCAGCAAAAAGACTTTGAACTTAACTAG
- a CDS encoding sialidase family protein has protein sequence MSTAAAPSVRVCLALLVVSSCASLYANESPTPCVTIVHREVTPTASPIYKAIYVDAKNNRLAAPSWQSDDNGQTWAPLRSHQALAKDLTPGFRRNPTTMTLDESRNCVISIVNALDTPELDPTIAEPPIAQQTYYLRYRLSLDGGRSWLCDDPIVGVGDFDAMHPFADLWIGKNAIYLGDNGCAPIVTKSGRVLVPAQMTVLDEQGQLYKPPRAHTYTEAAVLIGEWTAGDRLAWRMAPRVAGDITQTVRGLIEPTIAEMPDGRILMVMRGSNSHDPSVAATKWCSVSSDDGETWSKPQRWTYDDGTSFYSPSSMCVLMRHSSGRVFWVGNITPENPDGNLPRFPLAIGEVDPQTLGLIRSSVVIVDQKSEEDEKQGRLDLSHVHLMEDRETGELILTYPRAHHSYREREFALLRLSPSSTTNSTN, from the coding sequence ATGTCAACTGCCGCCGCTCCAAGCGTTCGCGTCTGCTTGGCGCTTCTTGTCGTCTCCAGCTGCGCAAGCCTGTACGCAAACGAGTCGCCAACGCCCTGCGTGACGATCGTCCACCGCGAAGTGACGCCGACCGCGTCGCCGATCTACAAAGCGATCTACGTCGACGCCAAGAACAACCGCCTGGCCGCTCCTAGCTGGCAATCGGACGACAACGGCCAGACCTGGGCGCCGCTCCGATCGCATCAGGCGTTGGCCAAGGATTTGACTCCTGGCTTCCGCCGCAACCCGACGACGATGACGCTCGACGAAAGCCGCAATTGCGTGATCTCAATCGTCAACGCGCTCGACACGCCGGAGTTGGATCCGACGATCGCCGAACCGCCGATCGCCCAGCAGACTTATTATCTGCGTTATCGACTTTCCCTGGATGGCGGCCGCAGTTGGTTGTGCGATGATCCGATCGTCGGCGTCGGCGATTTTGACGCGATGCACCCTTTCGCCGATCTTTGGATTGGGAAGAACGCGATCTACCTGGGAGACAACGGTTGCGCTCCGATCGTCACCAAGTCGGGCCGCGTGCTGGTTCCCGCCCAAATGACGGTTCTCGATGAGCAAGGCCAACTCTACAAACCGCCGCGGGCGCACACCTACACCGAAGCGGCCGTCCTGATCGGCGAGTGGACTGCAGGCGATCGCCTGGCCTGGCGAATGGCTCCGCGCGTCGCCGGCGACATCACCCAAACCGTTCGTGGTTTGATCGAACCGACGATCGCCGAAATGCCCGACGGCCGCATCCTGATGGTAATGCGTGGCAGCAACTCGCATGATCCGAGCGTCGCCGCAACCAAGTGGTGCTCCGTCTCCAGCGACGACGGCGAAACCTGGAGCAAACCGCAGCGCTGGACTTATGACGACGGCACGTCGTTCTATTCACCCAGCAGCATGTGCGTACTTATGCGGCACAGCAGCGGCCGCGTTTTCTGGGTCGGCAATATTACGCCGGAGAATCCCGACGGCAACCTTCCCCGCTTTCCCTTGGCGATCGGCGAAGTCGATCCGCAAACGCTCGGCCTGATTCGCAGCAGCGTCGTGATCGTCGATCAGAAGTCGGAGGAAGATGAAAAGCAGGGACGACTCGATCTCTCGCATGTTCATCTCATGGAAGACCGTGAAACCGGCGAGTTGATTCTGACCTACCCGCGAGCGCACCACAGTTACCGCGAGCGCGAGTTCGCGTTGCTGCGACTCTCCCCTTCCTCCACGACGAACAGCACTAACTAG
- a CDS encoding GntR family transcriptional regulator, with the protein MATAENSNNAKLSARQKCYDVLRRMLICGQILPGSRLPEVEWSERLEVHRGGLREALVLLEHDGLLTQGEKGGFFAPILGDFEFEEIMQARCVLETGAIKLIAARQLPQSAFQPLLDLCETMQRLHEAAIELGFCEADFMFHQTLVSLSGNSRLIQMYSHSAQLIFNLSPVDTVEVARSKRAQTMNEHREICRLVMAGKTDQAIQLLERHMSQPSVSD; encoded by the coding sequence ATGGCTACTGCCGAAAATTCCAACAACGCGAAACTGTCCGCACGTCAGAAGTGCTACGACGTCCTCCGCCGCATGCTGATTTGCGGGCAGATCCTGCCTGGTTCGCGGCTGCCGGAGGTGGAATGGTCGGAACGGCTCGAAGTGCATCGCGGCGGTCTGCGTGAGGCGCTCGTGCTGCTGGAGCATGACGGTCTACTCACGCAAGGCGAAAAAGGGGGCTTTTTCGCTCCGATCCTCGGCGACTTTGAATTTGAAGAAATCATGCAGGCCCGCTGCGTGCTGGAAACCGGCGCAATCAAGTTGATTGCCGCTCGTCAACTTCCGCAGTCGGCGTTTCAGCCGCTACTCGACTTGTGCGAGACGATGCAGCGGCTGCACGAAGCCGCTATCGAGCTCGGCTTTTGCGAAGCGGACTTTATGTTCCATCAGACGCTCGTTTCGCTCTCGGGAAACTCGCGTCTGATTCAGATGTATTCTCATTCGGCGCAGTTGATTTTCAACTTGTCGCCGGTCGATACGGTCGAAGTGGCCCGAAGCAAACGAGCTCAAACAATGAACGAACATCGCGAAATCTGCCGGCTAGTGATGGCCGGAAAAACGGACCAGGCGATTCAATTGCTGGAACGCCATATGTCGCAACCGTCGGTCAGCGACTAG
- a CDS encoding succinylglutamate desuccinylase/aspartoacylase family protein — protein MNPYRIEIVGATAGPHLLIMAGVHGDEYEPIVAVRRLAALIDRDQLHGKVTLVPIANQPAFVGRSRTGPDGLDLARTFPGSRDGTPTEQIAFAVNQLIEAADYLIDLHTGGLALEISPLVGYMLVSNEATLETQRRMAHAFGLPIVWGTSSRLDGRSLSAARDANVPAIYAEWGGGAGCRAAGVDDYVKGCLCVMAELNMIPPQEPVEIDRCVIEDQREASGHLQINYPAPVAGYYETTAPLDAMVSPGDELGRIYDIQSNESTSICSTQQGRLITRRVLPAVNDGDCLAVILELPDDKETPHA, from the coding sequence ATGAATCCATATCGCATTGAAATAGTCGGCGCCACCGCTGGCCCGCACCTATTGATCATGGCCGGCGTGCATGGCGACGAATACGAACCGATCGTCGCCGTTCGGCGACTTGCCGCATTGATCGATCGTGATCAACTGCACGGCAAGGTGACGTTGGTACCGATCGCAAACCAGCCGGCGTTTGTCGGTCGCAGTCGAACGGGTCCTGACGGCCTGGATCTCGCACGCACCTTTCCGGGATCACGCGATGGAACGCCTACCGAGCAAATCGCCTTCGCCGTCAACCAATTGATCGAAGCGGCCGACTACCTGATCGATCTCCATACCGGCGGACTGGCGCTCGAAATCTCGCCGCTCGTCGGCTACATGCTCGTCTCCAATGAAGCGACGTTGGAAACGCAGCGCCGGATGGCCCATGCGTTTGGACTGCCGATTGTTTGGGGGACCTCGTCGCGGCTCGACGGGCGTTCTCTCTCGGCGGCTCGCGATGCGAACGTCCCTGCGATCTACGCCGAATGGGGCGGAGGGGCCGGTTGCCGCGCTGCCGGCGTTGATGATTACGTCAAAGGTTGTCTGTGCGTGATGGCCGAGTTGAATATGATCCCGCCGCAAGAACCGGTCGAAATCGACCGCTGCGTGATTGAAGATCAGCGCGAAGCGAGCGGGCACCTGCAGATCAACTACCCGGCCCCGGTCGCGGGCTATTATGAAACGACGGCGCCGCTCGACGCGATGGTTTCTCCCGGCGATGAGCTAGGGCGGATCTACGACATCCAATCGAACGAATCGACCAGCATCTGCTCGACGCAACAGGGACGTCTGATTACCCGCCGCGTCTTGCCGGCAGTCAATGACGGAGACTGCCTGGCGGTGATTCTCGAACTACCTGACGACAAGGAGACGCCGCATGCCTGA